CAAAAGCTCCAATCGCCTGCGAACTTTCTAGGAAGAGTTCTTGGTCGGTCATGGGCAGAGCTGCACCCCGAAGCGTAATGGCCCGATATTTTAACTCGATTTTAGGCGTCATGACCCCGCCCTCCCTGACAATCCGAGCTCCGTAAGGGGCACTGGTCCAGCCACCGACAATCACCTGCTTCTGACAACCCAACTCTCTCATCTTCTTACGAAGTTTCAAACTGCCAAAATTATCTGGAATGATATGAACAATCATCCCATCTTCTAAGACAGGCACCAAGGCTTCAAAAAATTGGTCATGGGCAATGGACGGCACCGCCACAATGACAATTTTAGCTCCCGCAACAGCCTCTTCAATGCGGTCTGTCACCAGATCAAAAAAGGCACGGCCGCTACGTTCAAAACCGTAAAGACTATTTTGTCCTCCTGTCAAGGTAATCCCTGTTTTTTCTATATTCTTTAGTGTATCTTTTGCAAATTCCGGCAAGTCAAATAAATGCACACGATTCCCAGCCAATTTAGAATCCGCTCCTACAGCCTTTCCAACCGCACCTGCTCCCAAAATCGCAATCGGTGCTTGTTTCCATTCTTCTACTGACATAAATTCCTCCAATAGTCGTTTCTTCCTAGTATACCAAAACCAAATTCTCTCGGCCAATAGCAAAAAATTATAACTATCTATAAGAATAGACTATCACGAGGATAGCCTATTTCATCTTATTTTTCTTTCAAAACAACATTAAGTAAGAGAGCTGCCAAGGTTCCTGTTGAAATACCAGATGAGAAGACCATTTGAAGAGCTGATGGCAGATGACTCAATAATTCTGGACGAACGGTCACTCCAATCCCAAGCGCAAAGGCAATGGAAATAATCAAGAGCTCACGGTCCCCAATTTTAATCGTTGCAAGAGTCTTAATTCCTTGGGCAGCTACCAAACCAAACATGATAATGCCAACACCACCAAGAACAGGTTGGGGCATGATGGAAATCAAGGCAGATAATTTTGGAAAGACACCAAGTAAAGTAAGAATAATACCCGCAAGAATCATAACATGACGACTAGCAACTTTTGTCAAAGTAATGAGGCCAACGTTTTGTGAGAAGGCTGTATTTGGACCAGCCCCAAAAACACCAGCAATCAAGGAACCAACTCCGTCTGCCAGAACACCATTTGCTGCCCGCTCAGAAGAAATCTTTTGATTTGAGGCTTCTCCAATGGCCATCATAATTCCGACTGTACCAATCAAGGATACGACATAGGCTGGAATGAAGGCTAGAATGGAAGATAGGTCAAATTTTACACCGTAATGGAAAATTTTAGGAAGAGCAAACCAGGCTGCTTCTCCAACAGCCGATAAATCAACTTTTCCAAGAAAAATACACAAGATGTAACCAAAAACCATCCCAAAGAAAACAGAGGCTGTTTTCAGCATTCCTTTACCATAATGATTTAAAGCCAAGGTAAAGACCAAGACGGTAAAGGCAATACTGATATTTTCAACAGAAGCATAGTCTGAAGCGCCAGCTCCACCAGCTGCCCAGTCCATACTAACTGGCATGAGGGTAATACCAATGAGGGAAACAACAGTTCCTGTAATCAATGGCGGAAAGAAACGCATCAAGGGTTTCACAAAACGACTCAAAATGATTTCTACAAATGAACCAGCAATGGTTGCACCCACGATACCAGCAATTCCCAACTGACTACCAACGCTGATCGCTGGATTGGCAAAGGTAAAGTCCGTCCCCATCATACCAGAGACACGTGAACCTACTGGGCCAATACCTTTCGATTGCAAAATGGTGGCAATACCAGCAACAAAGATTGAAGCCGATACCATAATAGACGTATCTTCTACCGATAATCCCAAGGCACTTGCAACGACAAGAGGCACTGCGATGATTCCTGCAAAAGCTGCTAAAATATGCTGAAAAGCAAGCAAAACAGCCATCCCTTTTGGTGGTTGTTGATCAATTCCGTATAGCATTTCGGAAGACTGCTCCGTTCTTGTTTTCTGAGACATGATTTCTCCTTCATCATTCCTAAATAATGGTTTTAGTTTATCAGAAAAAGAAATCCATTTCAATACGTTTTTATAATTTTTAATAATAATATTCGTTTTTTATCCATTTAAAAAGAATACATACAAATATTTGAGTTAAATGTTCGTTTTTTGTTTGTAATTAGGTGAAAAAATGTTATAATACACCAAAGTATAGCGAAAAGGATAGAATAGCCATGAAAACATTAGAAGAACGTATTTTAAAAGATGGTCAGATATTAGGAGAAAACATCTTAAAAGTTGACTCATTCTTGACCCATCAGGTTGATTTTCGCTTGATGAAAGAAATGGGGCAGGTCTTGGCAGATACCTATCGCTCTAAAGAAATTACCAAGGTTGTCACGATCGAAGCCTCAGGTATTGCACCAGCTATCTATGTTGCAGAAAGTTTAGAAGTTCCGATGATTTTTGCTAAAAAGCATAAAAATATTACTATGACCGAAGGCATTTTGACCGCCGAAGTCTATTCATTTACCAAGCAAGTCACCAGCACGGTCTCCATCGCTAGCAAATTCCTCAGTCCAGAGGACAAGGTGCTGATTGTCGATGATTTCTTGGCCAACGGACAGGCAGCCAAGGGCTTGATTGACATTATCCAGCAAGCGGGCGCTACCGTGGTCGGTGTCGGCATTGTCATCGAAAAATCCTTCCAAGACGGGCGTCAACTGCTCATTGATGCCGGCGTTCCTGTCACATCTCTGGCTAGAATTGACCGTTTTGAAAATGGACGGGTCGTCTTTGCACCAGCAGATATTTAAACTAGAAATCGGTTGTTCTGACCGATTTTTTTCTTTTGTTTTGGCAAATGGCAGAGCTTCCTAGACGACTTGCTCTGTTTATTTTTTATCCTTTTTTAATAAAAATATATCATTTTTCATTATTTTTTTATTGAAATTCGATAAATTCTGTGGTATGCTAGAGAAAAATCACAAAGGAGTTTTTATGTCACAACCACATCCGACCTATGAAGACTGGAGTATCAGTCTGACCAAAACTTGTTTAATCCTTCTTTTCTTGGCCTCCATCCTGCTCATGTGCACGGGTACATGGGTAGTTGATTTGGTTATCATCTACCCTTCTCCTTTGCTCCAAGGAGACACGCGCTACCTGACCCTGCTGATTTTCGGTTATCTTTTGGGCTTTTTGGCGCTGATTTTCCTCTTCCATCTCTACCAATTGGTGGCGCACATCGGGAAAAATCAAGTATTTGTCGCAGAAAATGTCCGCAGTTTACAAGTCTTGGGCTGGGAAATGGCGCTTGCTACCCTGATTTCATTCGGTCTGGGGGTCACTTGCTACGTGCCCATGCTCTTAATTACAGTTGCTGGTCTCGCCTTGACCTTGGTCATGCGCGTTGTTCGCAATGCCTTTGGTAAAGCCGTCGAACTGCAAGATGAAGTTGACTATACGATTTAAGGAGGGCTTATGATACAAATCAATTTAGATATTATTATGGCTCAAAAGCGGATTAGCGCCGGTCGTCTGGCAGAATTGATTGAGCTGACGCCTGCCAACCTGTCGATTTTGAAAAATAACAAGGCCAAGGCCATCCGTTTTTCGACCTTAAATGCCCTCTGCCGTGAATTGGGCTGCCAACCGGGGGATATTTTAGAATATGTCCCCGATGAGGAGGATGAACATGAAGGTTAAAAGCATTTCTAACCAGACCATTTCCCCAATCAATCCCGCTCTTTCCCCGACAAAGAACCGGATTGCCCAGCTGACTCCGGCTGAAAGACAGGTCTTTAACACTGGACGCTGGCTCAGCTACCTACTGGCCTATCTCTATATCTATATTTTCTTCGATTACCAGCCTCGACTTCTCCTTCTCTTTAGCTTGGGAATGATAGCGCTGGTGGAGCTCGGACAATTTTTATCCACGGAAAAAAGATTAAACAAGCCTAACTTAGAAAGTATCATCTTTGCCAGCTCCTGCCTGCTGCAAGCCTTAGCCCTATCGATTTGGGACTTTCGCGAATCGATTGAGATGTTACAACTGCTAGCTCTCCACACCAGTTTCGTCTGTTATGTTCTCGCACGAAATGGTTGGCTGGCACAAGGACGAATTGGTGTTCTCTTCTGGTATGATGTGCTACAAGGTTTTATCCTCTTGCCCTTCAAACACTTCTTACTTCGCCTGCATTTTGCGACTTTTAAAGAAGATAAACCAGAACAGACCGGACAATCACTTGCCCGCTTCCGCTTTATCCTTCTCTTAACTGTCAGCTCCATTCTCACCTTTTTCCTTGTTTACTTTGTTTGGCAGCAGCTGTCGCAGGTATCACAAACCTTCTCTCTAGCAACTGGCGACCTCGGGAAAAGGATTGACAATTTTATTCAAGGTTTGCTTTCTGGCTGGGATTTCAATCTCCTTTTCGGACGCTTTATCTTCTCTCTACCTGTCGGTGCTTGGTTATTCGGCTTGGTAGCTGGCAGCTTGCTCTATTATCCGAAAAAATCACTGACCTATTCGCAATTTCAGGACCAACTGAAACCGCTACGTATCTTTCCTACCCTGTCTGTCTATCTCCTACTGGGCAGTTTATTGACCATCTACCTGCTCTTTTTCGTCACCAGTTTGACCGAAATTGGGGATTTGCTGGCACTCAATGGCATTTCTCCTCAGACTGCCTCGACAGTTGCCGTTACAGGTTTTTGGCAATTGGTCCGGGTCTGCTTGGTCAACTTTGCAGTCTTAGCAGGGGCCTATATCTTTGCGGACAAACCACTCTGGGAGCGAAAAAGCACCCGCTTGCTCCTGACCTTGGTCTTTATCAGCGCCAGTCTCTTTGCCCTATTAGCCGCTTGGAAATTGTTTGGCATCTATATCTACCTCTACGGACCAACACCCCTGCGACTCCTATCAGGTTGGTTCGTTACCGTTCTGATTGTTTGGTGCGCTTTGGCTCTCATCCGTTTCCACAAACCTATCCAAGCCATCCGCTACGCCATCTTCTATGCCCTCATCAGTTTTACCCTCTTGACCTATCTCCATCCCATTATTTTGGGATAAAGAAAAATCTGCCAGTGAGCAGATTTTTTTCATTTACTTCAAAGTAGGCATAGAAGCCACAGAGTTTACAGCTCCACTCCGAATCCTTCCAAACTGGTCAACTCCTCCACTGTCAACCTTCTGTAATCTCCCAGAGCCAATTGCGAATCCAAGCGCAAGGGTCCCATGGACAAGCGTTGTAAATCCGTAACCGTCTTACCACGCGCCTGCACCATACGTTTGACCTGGTGAAATTTGCCCTCTCGAATCGTGATGCGGACGGTAGATTGATTTTTTTCCTCATCTAGGGCAAGAATCTCCAGCTTGGCTGGTTGACAGGCAAAATCTTTCAGCTCAATCCCATTTTCAAAAGCAAGCCTATCTGCCTCATCCATGATTCCGTCAATCTGAGCTTGATAGATCTTATCCACGTGTTTCTTGGGCGACAGCATGACATGAGCCAAAGGACCATTATTGGTCAAGAGCAGGAGTCCGTGGGTGTCAATGTCTAGTCGCCCAACTGGAAAAACTTCCTTGTAACGATCCGTGTCATCCAGCAAATCCAAAACCGTCCGATGCTTGTCGTCATCTGTCGCCGAAATGACGCCCTTAGGCTTGTTGAGTAGATAGTAGACATATTTTTCATGCGTCAATCCTTGACCTGCAACTGCTATCTGGTCAGCCTGCTCATCGATCTGAGCCTTGGGCGACGTCTCCACTTGTCCGTTGACCGTGACTTGCTTGCTTTTCAAGATTTTTTTGACCTCGGTCCGACTGCCGACACCGCAGTCCACCAAAAATTTATCTAATCGCATGACATTTCCTATTTCTATTTACGAATTTGTTTATAAATCAAGCCTGCGCTTATCAAAGCACAGCCGATGGCGTAAATCCCAAAGGCACCTGTTGGGGTTGGATTGAGCCTTTCCAGATAAGTCGGCAAGATAGCAGATGTCGCACCGCCGATATTGCAGCCCATAAGGACGATTGTCATGACCGCATTGAGCAAGGCCTTGGGTGCACGGTCTGTTACCTGACTAAAGACAATGGTTAGAATGATGCTGTAGAAAAATCCTGACACCATACCACCGAGCCCCAGCATCCAGAGATTATCCGCAAAGGCAATGCCGACAACCGCGAGCCCAAAGACCACGTAGGAAACAGCTAAAAGCCAGCCCTTCAAACGACCAACTAAGCTACTAAAGACCGTCCCTGCTACAATCCCCATGACCTGCATAAGACTGAGAATGAGACTGGCTTGCTGAGCAGTACCGATGCCCTTGGCTAAAACAATCTGAGGAATACGAATGGTCAGGAAGGTATTGACGTTGATAACAAAGAAGGCTAAGAATGCCAGATAAATGCCCATCATCCACATGGTCTTGTCCAGTTTGACCTTGGGCGCGTCCTCCTCAACCTTTACCTCCATGCGAGCCAGTAATTCTTCCTTGGGCACAAAGAGAAGGAAGAGAGCCAAGATGACCAAGGCAAAAAGGTAGACCAAGAAGGCAGGTTGCCAACCAAACTGGGTCAACCAACCGACAAGGAGGGTAAGCCCTGCGCTTCCCAAAACTTCTGCTGAACCACGCAAGCCCATCATCTGCACCCGCTCCTGACCGGTGAAAAAATTACCGATGATATTAATAGCACGCGCATTGATCAAGCCAATCCCTAAACCAAGCAAGATACGAGCCAGCAAAATCAGAGGATAGGCGGTTAGAAACACCGGTAAAGCTCCACCGACGGCCATAAGCAAAAGCCCTGCAATGATAATGTTTCGTTCAGACAAAAAACGGACAACTAGACCATTTGCCAATAGAGTAACCATAATAGCAAAAGAGGTCACCGTAATTAAGTTTTCCACCTGGGCCGCTGCAATTCCCTGCTGGGCAAAATGCTCAATCATCTGTGGAATAGCTGGCGAGACAGCAAATGTCGAAACCAGCATGGTGGATAGGGCCAGCAAACTGGCTTTTTCTAAAATTCTTTTCATTTTTCTCCCTTTCAACGTTCGTCTTTTACTAGTATAACAGATTTGAAAGCGAATGGATAGAAAAGTCCGACTTTTATTCTCTCCCATTTCATGCTATACTTATCTTAACTATATTCAAAGGAGAGAATCATGTCTGTTATTGAACGATTGACAAAAGCTGCCCATTTGATTGACATGGATGACATCATCCGTGAAGGGCATCCAACCCTACGCCAGGTCGCTGAAGAAGTTGCATTTCCCCTATCTGACCAAGAAATTATTTTGGGCGAAAAAATGATGCAGTTCCTCAAGCATTCCCAGGATCCTGTCATGGCTGAAAAAATGAAACTCCGGGGCGGAGTTGGTCTAGCAGCACCTCAGATTGACGTTTCCAAACGCATCATTGCTGTCTTAGTCCCAAATCCAGAAGATGAAGAAGGCAACCCACCTGCCCAAGCCTACTCCCTCCAAGAGGTCATGTACAACCCTAAAATCGTGGCCCATTCTGTCCAAGAAGCTGCTATGGAAGGGGGCGAGGGCTGCCTATCCGTTGACCGCGAAGTCCAAGGCTACGTTGTCCGCCATGCGCGCGTGACTGTTGACTACATGGACAAAAACGGCGAAAAACACCGTATCAAACTCAAAGGCTTTAATGCCATCGTGGTCCAACACGAAATCGACCACCTCAACGGTGTCATGTTCTACGACCGCATTGACCCAGAACACCCATTTGCCGTTAAAGAAGGCATGTTGGTGATTGAATAAAGATAAGAAACTGACTGAAGAATTTTCAGCCAGTTTTTCTTTATTTATGAACATAGCAATGCGAACTGCCTAAAGATTTCCTGCCCATCCAAAATAAGGTCTTGCAAGAGGAGGTAGTCCAGCAGAGCCAGCAATCCAATTAGCAAGATAAAAACGACCAAACGATTGGAAAATCGAACTTGTAAAAGATGATTGAGACTAACCAATCCAATTTCCAAGACAAGCAAGCCAAACACCATCCACAAGAGATAAGGGCCATTGGGCAGGAACCAAGCCCAGAGTTCTTGTCCCCTCAGGAGTTCAAGAAAAATACCCCTCTCCGAATGGGAAAGCAAGATTATGCCATCTTCCAGATAA
The sequence above is a segment of the Streptococcus suis genome. Coding sequences within it:
- a CDS encoding purine permease, whose product is MSQKTRTEQSSEMLYGIDQQPPKGMAVLLAFQHILAAFAGIIAVPLVVASALGLSVEDTSIMVSASIFVAGIATILQSKGIGPVGSRVSGMMGTDFTFANPAISVGSQLGIAGIVGATIAGSFVEIILSRFVKPLMRFFPPLITGTVVSLIGITLMPVSMDWAAGGAGASDYASVENISIAFTVLVFTLALNHYGKGMLKTASVFFGMVFGYILCIFLGKVDLSAVGEAAWFALPKIFHYGVKFDLSSILAFIPAYVVSLIGTVGIMMAIGEASNQKISSERAANGVLADGVGSLIAGVFGAGPNTAFSQNVGLITLTKVASRHVMILAGIILTLLGVFPKLSALISIMPQPVLGGVGIIMFGLVAAQGIKTLATIKIGDRELLIISIAFALGIGVTVRPELLSHLPSALQMVFSSGISTGTLAALLLNVVLKEK
- a CDS encoding xanthine phosphoribosyltransferase codes for the protein MKTLEERILKDGQILGENILKVDSFLTHQVDFRLMKEMGQVLADTYRSKEITKVVTIEASGIAPAIYVAESLEVPMIFAKKHKNITMTEGILTAEVYSFTKQVTSTVSIASKFLSPEDKVLIVDDFLANGQAAKGLIDIIQQAGATVVGVGIVIEKSFQDGRQLLIDAGVPVTSLARIDRFENGRVVFAPADI
- a CDS encoding DUF2975 domain-containing protein, whose protein sequence is MSQPHPTYEDWSISLTKTCLILLFLASILLMCTGTWVVDLVIIYPSPLLQGDTRYLTLLIFGYLLGFLALIFLFHLYQLVAHIGKNQVFVAENVRSLQVLGWEMALATLISFGLGVTCYVPMLLITVAGLALTLVMRVVRNAFGKAVELQDEVDYTI
- a CDS encoding helix-turn-helix transcriptional regulator; this encodes MIQINLDIIMAQKRISAGRLAELIELTPANLSILKNNKAKAIRFSTLNALCRELGCQPGDILEYVPDEEDEHEG
- a CDS encoding DUF4173 domain-containing protein; this translates as MKVKSISNQTISPINPALSPTKNRIAQLTPAERQVFNTGRWLSYLLAYLYIYIFFDYQPRLLLLFSLGMIALVELGQFLSTEKRLNKPNLESIIFASSCLLQALALSIWDFRESIEMLQLLALHTSFVCYVLARNGWLAQGRIGVLFWYDVLQGFILLPFKHFLLRLHFATFKEDKPEQTGQSLARFRFILLLTVSSILTFFLVYFVWQQLSQVSQTFSLATGDLGKRIDNFIQGLLSGWDFNLLFGRFIFSLPVGAWLFGLVAGSLLYYPKKSLTYSQFQDQLKPLRIFPTLSVYLLLGSLLTIYLLFFVTSLTEIGDLLALNGISPQTASTVAVTGFWQLVRVCLVNFAVLAGAYIFADKPLWERKSTRLLLTLVFISASLFALLAAWKLFGIYIYLYGPTPLRLLSGWFVTVLIVWCALALIRFHKPIQAIRYAIFYALISFTLLTYLHPIILG
- a CDS encoding rRNA pseudouridine synthase, translated to MRLDKFLVDCGVGSRTEVKKILKSKQVTVNGQVETSPKAQIDEQADQIAVAGQGLTHEKYVYYLLNKPKGVISATDDDKHRTVLDLLDDTDRYKEVFPVGRLDIDTHGLLLLTNNGPLAHVMLSPKKHVDKIYQAQIDGIMDEADRLAFENGIELKDFACQPAKLEILALDEEKNQSTVRITIREGKFHQVKRMVQARGKTVTDLQRLSMGPLRLDSQLALGDYRRLTVEELTSLEGFGVEL
- a CDS encoding MFS transporter, producing MKRILEKASLLALSTMLVSTFAVSPAIPQMIEHFAQQGIAAAQVENLITVTSFAIMVTLLANGLVVRFLSERNIIIAGLLLMAVGGALPVFLTAYPLILLARILLGLGIGLINARAINIIGNFFTGQERVQMMGLRGSAEVLGSAGLTLLVGWLTQFGWQPAFLVYLFALVILALFLLFVPKEELLARMEVKVEEDAPKVKLDKTMWMMGIYLAFLAFFVINVNTFLTIRIPQIVLAKGIGTAQQASLILSLMQVMGIVAGTVFSSLVGRLKGWLLAVSYVVFGLAVVGIAFADNLWMLGLGGMVSGFFYSIILTIVFSQVTDRAPKALLNAVMTIVLMGCNIGGATSAILPTYLERLNPTPTGAFGIYAIGCALISAGLIYKQIRK
- the def gene encoding peptide deformylase — encoded protein: MSVIERLTKAAHLIDMDDIIREGHPTLRQVAEEVAFPLSDQEIILGEKMMQFLKHSQDPVMAEKMKLRGGVGLAAPQIDVSKRIIAVLVPNPEDEEGNPPAQAYSLQEVMYNPKIVAHSVQEAAMEGGEGCLSVDREVQGYVVRHARVTVDYMDKNGEKHRIKLKGFNAIVVQHEIDHLNGVMFYDRIDPEHPFAVKEGMLVIE